A genome region from Merismopedia glauca CCAP 1448/3 includes the following:
- the gltD gene encoding glutamate synthase small subunit, translated as MPQPNLSLHYIKYRNMGKPTGFIEFLREVEAEISPSDRIRNWDEFHIPMPEEKLRQQGARCMDCGTPFCHTGTLISGMASGCPINNLIPEWNDLVYRGLWREALDRLHKTNNFPEFTGRVCPAPCEGSCVLGIHNPPVTIKSIEHSIIDKGWEEGWIVPEPPTKRTGKKVAVVGSGPAGLCAAAQLNKAGHWVTVLERADRPGGLLMYGIPNMKLEKERVVMRRLKVLEQEGVEFKCNVEVGKDLPAEALLKDFDAVVLCTGATKPRDLPIQGRDLKGIHFAMDFLTANTQAVLDQHEGNDFISAAGQDVVIIGGGDTGTDCVGTSMRHGCKSVTQLEILPIPPETRASDNPWPEWPKIYRMDYGQEEAAAKFGADPRAYLTTATKFEGDEQGNVTAIHTVQVQWEKNEQGQFALKHVPGTEKVQPAQLVLLAMGFLGPEEPLIDALGLERDPRSNIKAEYGKYNTSIPGVFAAGDCRRGQSLVVWAFNEGRGAARECDLYLMGSTDLP; from the coding sequence GTGCCTCAACCGAACCTATCCCTCCACTATATTAAGTATCGAAATATGGGAAAACCAACTGGATTTATTGAATTTTTACGAGAAGTAGAAGCCGAAATATCGCCGAGCGATCGCATTCGTAATTGGGATGAGTTTCACATTCCCATGCCTGAAGAGAAACTGCGCCAGCAGGGTGCTAGATGCATGGATTGCGGTACGCCGTTTTGCCATACCGGAACCCTAATTAGCGGGATGGCGAGTGGTTGTCCAATTAATAACCTGATTCCCGAATGGAATGACTTGGTATATCGGGGACTCTGGCGAGAAGCCCTCGATCGCCTCCATAAAACCAATAATTTCCCAGAATTTACAGGTAGGGTTTGTCCGGCTCCCTGCGAAGGTTCTTGCGTCTTGGGCATCCACAATCCCCCCGTCACGATCAAGAGTATCGAACACTCAATCATAGATAAAGGCTGGGAAGAAGGCTGGATCGTCCCGGAACCCCCTACTAAACGGACTGGGAAAAAAGTTGCTGTAGTGGGATCGGGACCTGCGGGACTCTGTGCGGCGGCTCAACTGAATAAAGCAGGGCATTGGGTAACCGTTCTGGAACGAGCAGATCGTCCTGGCGGTTTGCTGATGTATGGCATTCCCAATATGAAACTGGAAAAAGAACGGGTGGTGATGCGTCGCCTCAAAGTTTTAGAACAAGAAGGCGTAGAGTTTAAGTGCAATGTGGAAGTCGGTAAAGATTTGCCCGCCGAAGCCCTGCTAAAAGACTTCGATGCCGTCGTCTTGTGTACTGGAGCCACCAAACCCCGCGATTTACCCATTCAAGGTCGAGATTTAAAAGGTATCCATTTTGCAATGGATTTCCTAACAGCTAACACCCAGGCAGTTTTAGACCAGCACGAAGGCAATGATTTTATCTCTGCGGCTGGTCAAGATGTGGTAATTATCGGCGGTGGGGATACAGGCACTGACTGCGTGGGCACATCCATGCGCCACGGCTGCAAGAGCGTGACTCAACTTGAAATTCTGCCCATTCCTCCCGAAACTCGCGCCTCAGACAATCCTTGGCCCGAATGGCCCAAGATCTACCGCATGGACTACGGACAGGAGGAAGCTGCGGCTAAGTTTGGGGCTGACCCCCGCGCTTATCTAACTACAGCCACTAAGTTTGAAGGCGATGAACAGGGCAATGTTACCGCCATTCATACAGTCCAAGTACAGTGGGAGAAAAACGAGCAAGGTCAGTTTGCCCTCAAACACGTTCCTGGTACTGAAAAAGTCCAACCCGCCCAGCTTGTCTTGCTAGCAATGGGCTTCCTCGGCCCCGAAGAGCCCTTAATCGATGCTTTGGGATTGGAACGCGACCCCCGCAGCAATATTAAAGCTGAGTACGGGAAATATAACACGAGCATTCCTGGGGTTTTTGCGGCTGGAGATTGCCGTCGCGGTCAAAGTCTGGTCGTCTGGGCATTTAATGAAGGTCGCGGGGCTGCTCGCGAATGCGATTTGTACTTGATGGGAAGTACCGATTTACCTTAA
- the purB gene encoding adenylosuccinate lyase, with product MIERYTLPEMGNLWTDNYKLKTWLQVEIAACEAQAQLGYIPAAAVEEIKAKANFDPKRVLEIEAEVRHDVIAFLTNVNEYVGEAGRYIHLGLTSSDVLDTALALQLVASLDLILRRLEDLVQAIRYQAQKHRSTVMIGRSHGIHAEPITFGFKLAGWLAEVLRNRDRLVRLHTEIAVGKISGAVGTYANIDPQVEAIACQKLGLQPDTASTQVISRDRHAEFVQTLALLGASIERFAVEIRNLQRTDVLEVEEFFSKGQKGSSAMPHKRNPIRSERLTGMARILRSHAIAALENVALWHERDISHSSVERVILPDVCILTHFMLDDVTDLVKHLLVYPENMARNMNCYGGVVFSQSVLLALVEKGMNREDAYAVVQSCAHQAWNQPSGDFRQIISQDNRVTRHLSATELDACFDPQRHLRHLDEIYQRLSI from the coding sequence TGGGCAACTTGTGGACGGATAACTATAAATTGAAAACTTGGCTGCAAGTAGAAATCGCCGCTTGCGAAGCCCAAGCCCAATTGGGTTACATTCCGGCAGCAGCAGTCGAAGAAATCAAGGCTAAGGCTAATTTTGACCCGAAACGGGTGTTAGAAATTGAAGCTGAAGTCCGCCACGATGTGATTGCTTTTCTGACTAATGTAAATGAATACGTGGGAGAGGCTGGGCGCTATATCCACTTAGGGCTAACTAGTTCTGATGTGTTGGATACAGCCTTGGCTTTGCAGTTAGTCGCTAGTTTAGATCTAATCTTGCGAAGATTGGAAGATTTAGTGCAAGCCATTCGCTATCAAGCCCAAAAACACCGTTCTACGGTGATGATTGGCAGATCTCATGGAATTCATGCAGAACCGATTACTTTTGGCTTTAAGTTAGCTGGATGGTTGGCTGAAGTGTTGCGAAATCGCGATCGCTTGGTGCGCCTTCACACAGAAATTGCTGTAGGTAAGATTTCGGGTGCGGTGGGAACTTACGCTAATATCGATCCGCAAGTAGAAGCGATCGCCTGTCAAAAGCTGGGTTTGCAGCCCGATACAGCCTCGACTCAAGTCATTTCCCGCGATCGCCATGCCGAATTCGTCCAAACCTTAGCTTTGCTGGGCGCTTCCATTGAACGGTTTGCGGTGGAAATTCGCAACCTGCAACGCACTGATGTGTTGGAAGTCGAAGAATTCTTCTCTAAAGGGCAAAAAGGCTCTTCAGCGATGCCTCACAAGCGCAATCCCATCCGTTCGGAAAGGCTAACGGGAATGGCGAGGATTTTGCGTTCTCACGCGATCGCCGCCCTCGAAAATGTCGCTTTGTGGCATGAAAGAGATATTTCCCACAGTTCTGTAGAACGAGTTATCCTGCCAGATGTTTGTATTTTGACTCATTTTATGTTGGATGATGTCACCGATTTAGTGAAACACCTGTTGGTTTACCCCGAAAACATGGCAAGAAACATGAATTGCTATGGCGGGGTAGTCTTCAGTCAAAGTGTCTTGCTAGCACTAGTTGAAAAAGGCATGAATCGGGAAGATGCTTATGCAGTCGTCCAATCTTGCGCCCATCAAGCTTGGAATCAGCCATCAGGAGACTTTCGCCAGATAATTTCTCAAGATAACCGCGTCACCCGTCATCTCTCAGCTACAGAGTTAGATGCTTGCTTCGATCCTCAACGTCATCTCCGCCATTTAGATGAAATTTATCAAAGATTGAGCATTTGA